In one Pseudomonas sp. Bout1 genomic region, the following are encoded:
- a CDS encoding efflux RND transporter permease subunit, producing the protein MPQFFIDRPIFAWVVALFILLAGALAIPQLPVAQYPNVAPPKVEIYAVYPGASAQTLDESVVSLIEQELNGADHLLYFESQSSLGSATITATFQPGTDPEMAQVDVQNRLKAVEPRLPQAVTQQGLQVEKVSAGFLLLVTLTSSDGKLDDVALSDYLARNVMNELKRLDGVGKAQLYGAERAMRIWIDPQKLIGFNLTPADVNAAISAQNAQVSAGSIGDLPGTKTQEITASILVKGQLSTPAEFADIVLKANPDGSTVRVGDVARVEIGSQEYQFSTRLNGKPSTAVSVQLSPGANALSTATLVRAKMDELARYFPANVEYKIPYDTSPFVKVSITKVVYTLGEAMLLVFAVMFLFLQNIRYTLIPTLVVPIALMGTFATMLLLGFSINVLTMFGMVLAIGILVDDAIVVVENVERIMVTEGLSPKEATRKAMGQITGAIVGITLVLVAVFLPMAFMPGSVGVIYQQFSLSMATSILFSAFLALTLTPALCATLLKPIAKGEHHEKGGFFGWFNRRFEQFTDRYEGWVAYALKRSGRYLLIYLVLVVGLGVLFARLPSSFLPVEDQGYTITDIQLPPGASKNRTVQVAEQIEAHNAGEPGVGDTTMIMGFSFSGSGQNAALAFTTLKDWSERSSKDSAAAIADRANAAFSELKDAIAYAILPPPVDGLGTSSGFEFRLQDRGGVGHAALMQARTELLAAAEKSPILANVRESALAEAPQVQLEVDRKQANALGISFADIGNVLSSAIGSAYINDFPNQGRMQRVVVQAEGDQRSQVADLMKIHVRNNAGKMVPLSAFVEARWIQGPAQLTRYNGYPAIAISGEAAPGHSTGEAMEEIQRLVSQLPAGLGQEWTGLSLQERLSGSQAPLLLGLSLLIVFLCLAALYESWSIPTSVLLVVPLGVLGAVLAVSLRGMPNDVFFKVGLITIIGLSAKNAILIIEFAKDLYDQGEDLVDATLKAARLRLRPIIMTSLAFILGVVPLAIATGASSASQQAIGTGVIGGMITATLAVVFVPVFFVVVMKLVKKRHKDS; encoded by the coding sequence ATGCCGCAGTTCTTTATTGACCGCCCGATCTTCGCCTGGGTGGTCGCCCTGTTTATCTTGCTGGCGGGCGCCCTCGCCATCCCGCAGTTGCCGGTGGCGCAGTACCCCAACGTCGCGCCGCCGAAAGTCGAGATCTATGCGGTGTACCCGGGTGCCTCCGCGCAGACGCTGGACGAGAGCGTGGTCAGCCTGATCGAGCAGGAGCTTAACGGCGCCGATCACCTGCTGTATTTCGAATCCCAAAGCAGCCTCGGCTCGGCCACCATCACCGCGACCTTCCAGCCGGGCACCGACCCGGAGATGGCCCAGGTCGACGTGCAAAACCGCCTTAAGGCGGTGGAGCCGCGCCTGCCGCAAGCAGTGACGCAGCAAGGTTTGCAGGTGGAGAAAGTCTCCGCTGGTTTCCTGCTGCTGGTGACCCTGACCTCCAGTGACGGCAAGCTCGATGACGTGGCGCTCAGCGATTACCTGGCGCGCAACGTGATGAACGAACTCAAGCGCCTGGACGGTGTGGGCAAGGCCCAGCTGTACGGCGCCGAGCGTGCGATGCGGATCTGGATCGACCCGCAGAAGCTGATCGGTTTCAACCTGACCCCGGCCGACGTCAACGCGGCAATATCGGCGCAGAACGCCCAGGTGTCAGCGGGCAGCATCGGTGATTTGCCGGGCACCAAGACTCAGGAAATCACTGCGTCGATCCTGGTCAAGGGCCAACTGTCGACCCCGGCGGAGTTTGCCGACATCGTGCTCAAGGCCAATCCGGACGGCTCCACCGTGCGCGTCGGTGACGTGGCGCGGGTGGAAATCGGCAGCCAGGAATACCAGTTCTCCACCCGCCTGAACGGCAAGCCGTCCACCGCCGTCAGCGTGCAGCTGTCGCCCGGCGCCAACGCCTTGAGCACCGCGACCCTGGTGCGGGCGAAGATGGACGAATTGGCGCGCTACTTCCCGGCCAACGTCGAATACAAGATTCCCTACGACACTTCGCCATTCGTGAAGGTCTCGATCACCAAGGTGGTGTACACCCTGGGCGAGGCGATGTTGCTGGTGTTTGCGGTGATGTTCCTGTTCCTGCAGAACATCCGCTACACGCTGATCCCGACGCTGGTGGTGCCGATCGCGTTGATGGGCACGTTCGCCACCATGCTGTTGCTCGGTTTCTCGATTAACGTGCTGACCATGTTCGGCATGGTGCTGGCCATCGGCATTTTGGTGGACGATGCGATTGTGGTGGTAGAGAACGTCGAGCGGATCATGGTTACCGAAGGCCTGTCGCCCAAGGAGGCCACGCGCAAGGCCATGGGCCAGATTACCGGGGCGATTGTCGGCATCACGCTGGTGCTGGTGGCGGTGTTCCTGCCGATGGCGTTCATGCCGGGTTCGGTGGGTGTGATCTATCAGCAGTTCTCGTTGTCGATGGCCACCTCGATCCTGTTCTCGGCGTTCCTCGCCCTGACCTTGACCCCGGCCCTGTGCGCGACCTTGCTCAAGCCCATCGCCAAGGGTGAGCACCATGAGAAAGGCGGGTTCTTCGGCTGGTTCAACCGGCGCTTCGAGCAGTTCACCGACCGTTATGAAGGCTGGGTGGCGTATGCCCTCAAGCGCAGCGGCCGCTACCTGTTGATCTATCTGGTGCTAGTGGTGGGACTTGGGGTGTTGTTCGCCCGCCTGCCCTCCTCCTTTCTGCCGGTGGAAGACCAGGGTTACACCATCACCGATATCCAGCTGCCGCCGGGTGCCAGCAAGAACCGCACGGTGCAGGTGGCCGAGCAGATCGAGGCGCACAACGCCGGCGAGCCGGGCGTGGGCGATACCACGATGATCATGGGATTCAGCTTCTCCGGCTCGGGGCAGAACGCCGCGCTGGCGTTTACCACGCTCAAGGATTGGTCGGAGCGCAGCAGCAAGGACTCCGCCGCGGCCATTGCGGACCGTGCCAACGCAGCTTTCAGTGAGCTGAAGGACGCGATTGCCTATGCGATCCTGCCACCGCCGGTGGATGGCCTGGGCACCTCCAGTGGGTTCGAGTTCCGCCTGCAAGACCGGGGTGGCGTCGGCCATGCGGCCTTGATGCAAGCCCGTACCGAACTGCTGGCCGCCGCCGAGAAAAGCCCGATCCTGGCCAACGTGCGCGAAAGCGCCCTGGCCGAGGCGCCTCAGGTGCAACTGGAGGTGGACCGCAAGCAAGCCAACGCCCTGGGCATTTCCTTTGCCGATATCGGCAATGTGCTGTCCTCGGCCATCGGCTCGGCCTATATCAACGACTTCCCCAACCAGGGCCGCATGCAGCGAGTGGTAGTACAGGCCGAGGGCGATCAACGCAGCCAGGTGGCCGACCTGATGAAGATCCATGTGCGCAACAACGCCGGGAAGATGGTGCCGCTGTCGGCCTTCGTCGAGGCGCGCTGGATTCAGGGCCCCGCCCAGTTGACCCGCTACAACGGCTACCCGGCCATCGCGATTTCCGGTGAAGCGGCGCCGGGCCACAGTACCGGCGAGGCGATGGAGGAAATCCAGCGCCTGGTCAGCCAACTGCCCGCCGGCCTGGGCCAGGAATGGACCGGCCTGTCGTTGCAGGAACGCTTGTCCGGCTCGCAGGCGCCGTTGTTGCTCGGCTTGTCGCTGCTGATCGTGTTCCTGTGCCTGGCGGCGCTGTATGAGAGCTGGTCGATTCCAACCTCGGTGCTGCTGGTAGTGCCCCTCGGCGTACTCGGCGCGGTATTGGCCGTGAGCTTGCGCGGGATGCCCAACGATGTGTTCTTCAAGGTCGGCCTGATTACCATCATTGGGCTGTCGGCGAAGAACGCGATCCTGATCATCGAGTTCGCCAAGGACCTGTATGACCAGGGTGAAGACCTGGTCGATGCGACGCTCAAGGCGGCACGCCTGCGCCTGCGGCCGATCATCATGACCTCCCTGGCGTTCATCCTCGGTGTGGTGCCGTTGGCGATTGCCACGGGCGCCAGTTCGGCGAGCCAGCAGGCCATCGGTACCGGGGTGATCGGCGGGATGATTACCGCGACGCTGGCGGTGGTGTTTGTGCCGGTGTTCTTTGTGGTGGTGATGAAGCTGGTCAAGAAACGCCACAAGGACAGCTGA
- a CDS encoding LysE family translocator, protein MFPSLLPFLLFAFVASITPGPTNILVLSNSARYGLKAALPIILGACGGAAGIVLLVGSGVGQSLAHLPRVQAAMQWLGVAWLSYLSWQIFSAPAAPIDPAAVQKPLGLAGAASLQLVNPKTWMMALAVVSVFAGNGDERQSHVLYLSLAFFVIALPCLGAWALLGVGSSRVFRSPKAMQRFNRCMAVLLLVSSWLSVWV, encoded by the coding sequence GTGTTCCCTTCCCTGCTGCCTTTTTTGCTGTTCGCCTTCGTAGCCTCCATCACCCCTGGGCCGACAAATATTCTTGTGTTGAGCAACAGTGCGCGTTACGGGCTGAAAGCGGCGCTGCCGATCATTCTCGGTGCTTGTGGCGGTGCGGCGGGGATTGTGCTGCTGGTGGGTTCCGGCGTTGGCCAGTCGCTGGCGCACTTGCCCCGGGTGCAGGCAGCGATGCAATGGCTGGGGGTCGCCTGGCTCAGCTACCTCTCCTGGCAGATCTTCAGCGCGCCCGCCGCGCCAATCGACCCGGCTGCCGTGCAAAAACCCCTGGGCCTGGCCGGCGCCGCCAGCCTGCAACTGGTGAACCCCAAGACCTGGATGATGGCCCTGGCGGTGGTGAGTGTGTTTGCCGGCAATGGCGATGAACGCCAGAGCCATGTGCTGTACCTGTCGCTGGCGTTCTTTGTGATCGCCTTGCCGTGCCTCGGCGCATGGGCATTGCTGGGGGTCGGAAGCAGCCGGGTGTTTCGTTCGCCCAAGGCCATGCAACGGTTCAACCGCTGCATGGCGGTCTTGCTGCTGGTCTCAAGCTGGTTGAGCGTCTGGGTGTAG
- a CDS encoding efflux RND transporter permease subunit, translating into MPHFFIERPIFAWVLALFILLAGALAIPQLPVAQHPNVAPPQIEIVATYPGASAQTLDDTVVSLIEQELSGADNLLYFQSQSNLGTSTITATFQPGTHPELAQVDVQNRLKTVEPRLPREVIAQGLRIERVSSGLLLIISLTARHGTLDATALSDYLARNVVNQIKRLDGVGRARLFGSERAMRIWIDPQKLLGFNLTPADVNAAIAGQNAQVSAGSIGDLPGPATQEITASILVKGQLSTPQEFANIVLKANPDGTTVRIGDVARVEIGSQEYQFSTRLNGEPSTEVSVQLSPGANALRTAALVREKMDELSRYFPDGVRYMIPYDTSPFVHASILKVLMTLGEAMLLVFLVMYLFLQNIRYTLIPALVVPVALMGTFATMLAMGFSINVLTMFGMVLAIGILVDDAIVVVENVERIMLSEGLSPKEATRKAMGQISGAIIGITLVLVAVFIPMAFMPGSIGVIYQQFSLSMAISILFSAFLALTLTPALCATLLKPMAQGEQHARAGFFGWFNRRFEHLSDGYQHQVTRALKHSGRYLMVYGVLVVAMGLLFSRLPSSFLPEEDQGYTITDIQLPPGASKQRTVEIARQIEAHNAGEPGVADTTVILGFSFPGSGQNAAMVYTSLKDWSLRSARDSAAAIGERANQAFAQFKEAVVYSVQPSPVDGLGTSSGFELRLQDRGGLGYSTLMAARGQLLDSAAHSAVLANVRENGLAEAPQVQLEIDRQQANTLGVAFTDISTVLATTIGSAYINDFPNQGRMQRVVVQADGDQRSQVADLLKIHVRNAAGNMVPLSSFVDARWVQGPVQLTRYNGYPAIAISGEAAPGYSTGEAMDELQRLVGQLPAGMGMEWTGLSLQERLSGSQAPLLLGLSLLIVFLCLAALYESWSIPTAVLLVVPLGVLGAVLAVTLRGMPNDVFFKVGLITIIGLSAKNAILIIEFAKHLYDQGDDLIEATVKAARLRLRPIIMTSLAFILGVVPLAIATGASSASQQAIGTGVIGGMITATLAVVFVPVFFVVVMKLVRKRHKS; encoded by the coding sequence ATGCCGCACTTCTTTATTGAGCGACCGATTTTTGCCTGGGTCCTGGCGCTGTTTATTTTACTGGCCGGCGCGTTGGCCATTCCGCAACTGCCGGTGGCGCAACACCCGAACGTGGCCCCGCCGCAAATCGAAATTGTCGCGACGTATCCCGGCGCGTCCGCGCAAACCCTGGATGACACGGTCGTGAGCCTGATCGAGCAGGAACTCAGCGGCGCCGACAACCTGTTGTATTTCCAGTCCCAGAGCAACCTCGGCACCTCGACCATCACCGCCACGTTCCAGCCCGGCACGCATCCTGAGTTGGCGCAAGTCGACGTGCAAAACCGCCTGAAGACCGTGGAGCCGCGCCTGCCTCGCGAAGTGATCGCCCAAGGGCTTCGGATCGAGCGTGTCTCCTCGGGACTGCTGCTGATCATCAGCCTCACCGCCCGCCATGGCACCCTCGACGCCACCGCCCTCAGCGACTACCTGGCGCGCAACGTGGTCAACCAAATCAAGCGCCTGGACGGGGTTGGCCGCGCACGGTTGTTCGGCTCGGAGCGCGCCATGCGCATCTGGATCGACCCGCAGAAGCTACTGGGCTTCAACCTGACGCCTGCCGATGTGAACGCCGCCATCGCCGGGCAAAACGCCCAGGTGTCAGCGGGCAGCATCGGTGACTTGCCGGGGCCCGCGACCCAGGAAATTACCGCCTCGATCCTGGTCAAGGGCCAACTCTCGACGCCTCAGGAATTCGCCAACATCGTGCTCAAGGCCAACCCAGACGGCACCACTGTGCGTATCGGCGATGTGGCGCGGGTGGAAATCGGCAGCCAGGAATATCAGTTCTCCACCCGCTTGAATGGCGAGCCTTCCACCGAGGTCAGCGTGCAGTTGTCACCCGGGGCCAACGCCCTGCGCACTGCGGCGCTGGTGCGCGAGAAGATGGACGAGTTGTCCCGCTACTTTCCCGACGGCGTGCGCTACATGATTCCCTACGACACCTCGCCCTTCGTCCACGCCTCGATCCTCAAGGTGCTGATGACCTTGGGCGAGGCAATGCTGCTGGTGTTTCTGGTGATGTACCTGTTTTTGCAGAACATCCGCTACACCCTGATCCCGGCGCTGGTGGTACCGGTGGCGTTGATGGGTACCTTTGCCACGATGCTGGCGATGGGATTCTCCATCAACGTATTGACCATGTTCGGCATGGTGCTGGCCATCGGCATCCTGGTGGACGATGCGATTGTGGTGGTGGAGAACGTGGAACGGATCATGCTCAGCGAAGGCCTGTCACCGAAGGAGGCGACGCGCAAGGCCATGGGCCAGATCAGCGGCGCGATTATCGGGATCACCCTGGTACTGGTGGCGGTGTTTATCCCGATGGCGTTCATGCCGGGTTCGATCGGCGTGATTTACCAGCAATTTTCCCTGTCGATGGCCATCTCCATCCTGTTTTCTGCGTTTCTCGCCCTGACCCTGACCCCGGCCTTGTGCGCCACCTTGCTCAAGCCCATGGCCCAGGGTGAGCAGCATGCCAGGGCGGGTTTCTTTGGCTGGTTCAACCGACGCTTCGAGCACCTGAGCGACGGTTACCAACACCAGGTGACCCGCGCCCTCAAGCACAGCGGCCGTTACCTGATGGTGTATGGCGTGCTGGTGGTGGCGATGGGGTTGTTGTTCAGCCGCCTGCCCTCCTCCTTTTTGCCGGAGGAAGACCAGGGCTACACCATCACCGACATCCAGCTGCCGCCGGGTGCGAGCAAGCAGCGCACGGTGGAGATCGCCCGGCAGATCGAAGCGCACAATGCCGGCGAACCGGGAGTGGCCGATACCACGGTGATTCTGGGTTTCAGCTTTCCCGGCAGCGGGCAAAACGCGGCGATGGTGTATACCAGCCTGAAGGATTGGTCGCTGCGTTCGGCCCGGGATTCGGCCGCCGCTATCGGCGAGCGCGCCAACCAGGCGTTCGCCCAGTTCAAGGAGGCGGTGGTGTACAGCGTACAACCCTCGCCGGTCGACGGTTTGGGCACTTCCAGCGGTTTTGAGCTGCGCCTGCAAGACCGTGGCGGCCTTGGCTATTCGACGTTGATGGCGGCCCGCGGGCAATTGCTCGACAGCGCCGCACACAGCGCCGTGCTCGCCAACGTCCGGGAAAATGGCCTGGCAGAAGCCCCCCAGGTGCAGCTGGAAATCGATCGCCAACAAGCCAACACACTCGGGGTCGCCTTTACCGACATCAGCACCGTGCTGGCCACCACGATCGGTTCGGCCTATATCAACGACTTCCCCAACCAGGGCCGCATGCAGCGGGTGGTGGTACAAGCCGACGGCGATCAACGCAGCCAGGTGGCCGACCTGTTGAAAATCCATGTGCGCAATGCGGCCGGTAACATGGTGCCGCTGTCGTCCTTCGTAGACGCGCGCTGGGTCCAGGGACCGGTGCAACTGACCCGCTACAACGGCTACCCGGCGATTGCCATTTCCGGTGAAGCGGCGCCCGGCTACAGCACCGGCGAAGCCATGGACGAACTCCAGCGGCTGGTGGGGCAACTGCCGGCCGGCATGGGCATGGAATGGACCGGCCTGTCGTTGCAGGAGCGCTTGTCCGGCTCCCAGGCACCGTTGTTATTGGGCCTGTCCCTGTTGATCGTATTCCTGTGCCTGGCCGCGCTGTACGAGAGTTGGTCGATCCCGACCGCGGTATTGCTGGTGGTGCCGCTGGGCGTGCTCGGCGCGGTGCTGGCGGTCACCCTGCGCGGGATGCCCAACGATGTGTTCTTCAAAGTTGGCCTGATTACCATCATTGGCCTGTCGGCAAAGAACGCGATCCTGATCATCGAGTTCGCCAAGCATCTGTACGATCAGGGTGATGATTTGATCGAGGCCACCGTCAAGGCGGCACGCCTGCGCCTGCGGCCGATCATCATGACCTCCCTGGCGTTCATCCTCGGTGTGGTGCCGTTGGCGATTGCCACCGGTGCCAGCTCGGCCAGCCAGCAGGCCATCGGTACCGGGGTGATCGGCGGGATGATTACCGCGACGCTGGCGGTGGTGTTTGTGCCGGTGTTCTTCGTCGTGGTGATGAAGCTGGTGCGCAAGCGTCACAAGTCATAA
- a CDS encoding AraC family transcriptional regulator, with protein MAAHNWIDLAQDADTGIETLRAHFEGHAYDPHWHDSYLVGVTEQGVQQFNCRRTRHNSVPGQVFLVEPGELHDGDAPTADGFTYHMLYLDPQWLAREVSAVFEEAPLDSQLGFASTLASDPRLALATSRAFQTLHGGELRIVRQQAMDQLLERLTAQLHWRTRYHEDPRLPRVAHKAREYLHAHLQQDVGMDELALACGVDRFRLTRAFKSAFGLPPHAYLVQLRLARARHWLANGKQPADVAIALGFADQSHLGRWFVRAYGLTPATYRKRCSNLPDR; from the coding sequence ATGGCCGCCCACAACTGGATCGACCTGGCCCAGGACGCCGACACTGGCATCGAGACCCTGCGCGCACATTTCGAGGGCCATGCCTACGACCCGCACTGGCACGACAGCTACCTGGTGGGCGTCACGGAGCAAGGTGTGCAGCAGTTCAACTGCCGGCGCACCCGCCATAACAGCGTGCCCGGCCAGGTGTTCCTGGTGGAGCCCGGCGAGCTGCACGACGGCGACGCGCCCACGGCGGACGGTTTTACCTACCACATGCTTTACCTCGACCCGCAGTGGTTGGCGCGGGAAGTCAGCGCAGTGTTCGAAGAAGCGCCGCTCGACAGTCAGCTGGGGTTTGCCAGCACCCTGGCCAGCGACCCGCGCCTGGCCCTGGCCACCAGCCGGGCCTTCCAGACCCTGCACGGGGGTGAACTGCGCATCGTGCGGCAACAGGCGATGGACCAACTGCTCGAACGCCTCACTGCGCAACTGCACTGGCGCACCCGCTACCATGAAGACCCACGCCTGCCAAGGGTGGCGCACAAGGCCCGGGAATACCTGCATGCACACCTGCAGCAAGACGTGGGCATGGATGAACTGGCACTGGCCTGCGGCGTCGATCGCTTTCGCCTTACCCGCGCCTTCAAGAGCGCCTTCGGCCTGCCTCCCCATGCCTACCTGGTGCAACTGCGCCTGGCCCGTGCCCGGCATTGGCTGGCCAACGGCAAGCAACCTGCCGACGTGGCGATTGCCCTGGGCTTTGCCGACCAGAGCCACCTGGGGCGCTGGTTCGTGAGGGCGTATGGCCTGACGCCAGCGACGTATCGCAAGCGCTGCTCAAATCTTCCAGACAGATAA
- a CDS encoding DUF1345 domain-containing protein yields MPFLARTHPRLSSAAVLGLAVGLLAPTDTLISKILIGWNAGVWTYLVLMLWLTSHSRADDVKRIAEIEDENAGLVLFMVCIAAIASLATITFELVGSKDLSSSERLLHYGFTGLTVIGSWLLIGVIFSVHYARLYYTWDGPEPALRFAEDLRTPNYWDFLYFSFTIGVAVQTADVGVATRTMRKVVLGQSLIGFLFNTAILGFSINIAAGLFG; encoded by the coding sequence ATGCCCTTCCTCGCACGCACCCACCCGCGCCTGTCCTCCGCCGCCGTTTTGGGCCTGGCGGTAGGCCTGCTGGCTCCCACCGACACGCTCATCAGCAAAATCCTCATTGGCTGGAACGCCGGGGTCTGGACCTATCTGGTGCTGATGCTGTGGTTGACCAGCCATTCCCGGGCCGACGATGTAAAACGCATCGCCGAGATCGAGGACGAAAACGCCGGGCTGGTGCTGTTCATGGTGTGCATCGCGGCGATTGCCAGCCTGGCAACCATTACCTTTGAACTGGTGGGCAGCAAGGACCTGAGCAGTTCCGAACGCCTGTTGCACTACGGGTTTACCGGGCTCACGGTGATCGGTTCATGGCTGTTGATCGGGGTGATTTTCAGCGTGCATTACGCGCGCCTGTATTACACCTGGGACGGCCCCGAACCGGCGCTGCGTTTTGCCGAGGATTTGCGCACGCCCAACTACTGGGACTTTCTGTACTTCTCGTTCACCATTGGCGTGGCGGTGCAAACGGCAGACGTCGGGGTTGCCACGCGTACGATGCGCAAGGTAGTACTGGGGCAGTCGTTGATCGGGTTTCTGTTCAATACGGCGATTCTGGGGTTCTCGATCAACATTGCCGCGGGCTTGTTTGGATGA
- a CDS encoding efflux RND transporter periplasmic adaptor subunit, which produces MYTKLRFAIGAPALALLLLGCTKAPDGELAPSPVKVAVETLEAKPLSINSELIGRIAAPRIAEVRARVPGVVLRRVFTEGSDVTQGDVLFHIDPAPLQADLDSARAGLQRAQADASRTRLQEQRFRQLINGNAVSAQEYDNARTAAQQASADVAAHQAALQRARLNLAYATVTAPISGRIGRALVSEGALVGHNESTPLAVIQQLNPIHADLAQSTRELNDLRRAFRAGHLQQVGQDQVHATLIQDDGSVYPLPGKVLFSEISVDPGTGQIILRSEFPNPDLDLLPGSFVRVHLAQAIDQQGISVPQRAITRDSAGVSLVLLVDAENVVSQKPVELGAVINDRWVVSRGLKHGDRIIVEGLQHARPGDTVQIDNPVLPVAQVSGR; this is translated from the coding sequence ATGTATACAAAACTGCGGTTTGCAATCGGTGCGCCGGCCCTTGCCTTGTTGCTACTGGGCTGTACCAAGGCGCCCGATGGCGAGCTTGCGCCCTCGCCTGTAAAGGTGGCCGTCGAGACCCTTGAAGCCAAACCCCTTTCGATCAACAGCGAACTGATCGGGCGCATTGCCGCGCCACGGATCGCCGAAGTTCGGGCCCGTGTGCCTGGCGTGGTGTTGCGCCGGGTATTCACCGAAGGCAGCGACGTCACCCAAGGCGACGTGTTGTTCCATATCGACCCGGCGCCGCTGCAGGCCGACCTCGACAGCGCCCGGGCCGGGTTGCAACGTGCCCAGGCCGATGCCTCGCGCACCCGCCTGCAAGAGCAGCGCTTTCGCCAGTTGATCAACGGCAATGCCGTCAGCGCGCAGGAATACGACAACGCGCGCACCGCCGCGCAGCAAGCCAGCGCCGATGTCGCCGCGCACCAGGCCGCGCTGCAACGGGCGCGCCTGAACCTGGCCTATGCCACGGTGACCGCGCCGATCTCCGGGCGTATCGGCCGCGCGCTGGTCAGCGAAGGCGCCCTGGTGGGGCATAACGAAAGCACACCGCTGGCGGTGATTCAGCAACTGAACCCGATCCATGCCGACCTGGCGCAGTCCACCCGTGAACTCAACGACCTGCGCCGGGCTTTTCGTGCTGGGCACTTGCAGCAAGTCGGCCAGGACCAGGTGCACGCCACGCTGATCCAGGACGATGGCAGCGTCTACCCGCTGCCGGGCAAGGTGCTGTTCAGCGAAATCAGTGTCGACCCCGGCACCGGGCAGATCATCCTGCGCAGCGAGTTCCCCAACCCCGACCTCGACCTGCTGCCCGGCAGCTTCGTACGGGTGCACCTGGCACAGGCGATCGACCAACAGGGCATCAGCGTGCCGCAGCGCGCCATCACCCGCGACAGCGCGGGCGTCAGCCTGGTGTTGTTGGTGGACGCTGAGAACGTCGTCAGCCAAAAGCCGGTGGAGCTGGGCGCCGTGATCAATGATCGCTGGGTGGTCAGCCGCGGCCTCAAGCACGGCGACCGGATTATCGTCGAAGGCCTGCAACACGCGCGCCCCGGCGACACCGTGCAGATCGATAACCCCGTGTTGCCTGTCGCCCAAGTGTCCGGTCGATAA